From the Drosophila gunungcola strain Sukarami unplaced genomic scaffold, Dgunungcola_SK_2 000114F, whole genome shotgun sequence genome, one window contains:
- the LOC128265343 gene encoding amyloid protein-binding protein 2, protein MAGQQLALMLNPNPNTPNALYALSLEALIGSMNTKVPALDRINRLTELPRNLLIDVYEMMSQQESLKDTLLEELAQLEVFTRLVRYSPARSKLLRIMAALMASKKMLARRLSDNYVSRYWTPGHDDDEGDELIQEPVDLDKSRDQAPLDPSPEPEPSKLHIYDGETEEDGSGASCSEQRRQFITIEVDAKALQPQSQSELSVINNSALEELPASEMQAIDMGLRLGSFLSEAGWMQESITVLECLNGRLKRLPPHKHWLEMRLDCLQRLLYAESAHCNFKLAQRTYNELIGLNRSLNSHVPAQLVAMAYTQISAMYFARNEYNHSHMWSGLAMRFLKGSASPRITIDVLRQAARACVVKRDYARANLLICQAVRRARKHFGLKHQKYGDALLDYGFFLLNVDSVFQSVNVYKEALAVRRGIFGNMNFHVAIAHEDLSYAYYVHEYSTGDFSCAQDHVDKAVNIMKNLVPSNHLMLASAKRVKALLLEEIALDKMADGMDEEDLLQQSEELHNFALLLSLEVFGEVNVQTAKHYGNLGRLYQTMNRFDEAERMHQKAIKIKTDLLGAFDYEVGLSIGHLASLYNYQMKKYREAETLYLRSIDISLRLFGHSYSGLEYDYLGLCHVYETLHDFEKYLKYANTLENWQVLRGQNLTQNKSSYPAIEEDYSITEVKIKFVSMCACKKSPVHSQSVSSVANSN, encoded by the exons ATGGCTGGCCAACAGCTGGCCTTGATGCTAAATCCCAATCCGAATACCCCAAACGCCCTCTACGCCCTGTCGCTAGAGGCGCTGATCGGGAGTATGAACACCAAGGTTCCGGCGCTGGACAGGATCAACCGACTGACGGAGCTGCCGCGCAACCTGCTCATCGATGTCTACGAAATG ATGTCGCAGCAGGAATCCTTGAAGGACACGCTGCTGGAGGAGTTGGCCCAGCTGGAGGTGTTTACGCGACTCGTTCGTTACTCGCCTGCCCGCAGCAAGTTGCTGCGCATAATGGCTGCCCTTATGGCCAGCAAAAAGATGCTGGCCAGACGGCTCAGCGATAACTATGTGTCGCGCTACTGGACCCCCGgacatgatgatgatgaggggGACGAATTGATTCAGGAACCGGTCGACTTGGATAAGAGCCGTGATCAGGCCCCACTCGATCCCTCACCGGAGCCGGAGCCCAGCAAGCTGCACATTTACGACGGCGAAACGGAGGAGGACGGCTCTGGTGCCAGCTGCAGCGAACAGCGCAGACAATTCATCACCATAGAAGTCGACGCCAAAGCCCTACAACCCCAGTCCCAGTCCGAACTCAGTGTGATCAATAATTCAGCCCTCGAGGAGTTGCCCGCCTCGGAGATGCAGGCCATCGACATGGGCTTGCGCCTCGGTTCGTTCCTTTCGGAGGCCGGATGGATGCAGGAGAGCATCACCGTGCTGGAGTGCCTCAATGGAAGACTGAAGCGTCTGCCTCCCCACAAACACTGGCTGGAGATGCGTCTCGACTGTCTGCAGCG ccTCCTATATGCAGAGTCGGCGCATTGTAACTTCAAGCTGGCGCAGCGCACCTACAACGAACTGATCGGACTGAACAGATCGCTCAATAGCCATGTGCCTGCCCAACTGGTGGCCATGGCCTATACGCAGATTTCGGCCATGTACTTTGCCCGCAACGAGTACAACCACAGTCACATGTGGAGCGGCCTGGCCATGCGATTTCTGAAGGGATCTGCGTCACCGCG CATCACCATCGACGTACTGCGCCAGGCGGCCAGGGCCTGTGTCGTCAAGCGGGACTATGCCCGGGCCAATCTGCTCATTTGTCAGGCGGTGCGACGCGCTCG CAAGCACTTTGGACTTAAACATCAGAAGTACGGCGATGCCCTGCTGGACTACGGATTTTTCCTACTCAACGTGGATTCGGTGTTTCAGTCCGTTAACGTCTACAAGGAGGCGCTGGCCGTACGCCGTGGCATCTTTGGCAACATGAACTTCCATGTGGCCATCGCGCACGAGGATCTGTCGTATGCCTACTACGTGCACGAGTATAGCACGGGTGACTTTAGCTGTGCCCAGGATCACGTGGACAAGGCGGTTAATATCATGAAGAATCTGGTGCCCAGCAATCATCTGATGTTGGCCTCGGCGAAGCGCGTCAAGGCGCTGCTGCTGGAGGAGATTGCGCTGGACAAGATGGCCGATGGCATGGACGAGGAGGACCTGCTGCAGCAGTCCGAGGAGCTGCACAACTTCGCCCTGCTCCTCTCCCTCGAAGTGTTCGGCGAGGTGAATGTGCAGACGGCGAAGCACTACGGAAATCTGGGGCGTCTATACCAAACAATGAATCGCTTCGATGAGGCGGAACGAATGCACCAAAAGGCGATCAAAATCAAGACGGATCTGCTGGGTGCCTTCGATTATGAGGTGGGCCTGTCCATTGGCCATTTGGCATCGCTGTACAACTATCAAATGAAGAAGTATCGCGAGGCCGAGACGCTCTACCTGCGCAGCATTGATATAA GCCTGCGTCTGTTTGGGCACTCGTACTCTGGGCTGGAGTACGACTATCTGGGTCTGTGCCACGTCTACGAAACGTTGCACGACTTCGAGAAGTATTTGAAGTATGCGAACACGCTGGAGAACTGGCAGGTGCTGCGTGGCCAAAACCTCACTCAAAAC AAATCCAGCTACCCCGCCATCGAGGAGGACTATTCCATTACGGAGGTCAAGATCAAGTTCGTCAGCATGTGTGCCTGCAAGAAGAGTCCAGTCCATTCGCAGTCAGTGTCATCGGTGGCGAATTCGAACTGA
- the LOC128265349 gene encoding uncharacterized protein LOC128265349 isoform X2 → MSHHQPVISESAALRLVNDFVATGSATPLAVQPPTAAPAEVICSPEIGHPSAQLPSGTPTASMAALEISSARQRMLPPIIRRPSQESVHSANENGNSCRICRWNRNDMEIIKCPCNCKGSVVTFAGLHPPEVPEALDHAQAG, encoded by the exons ATGTCGCATCATCAACCAGTTATTTCGGAGTCTGCCGCCCTCCGTTTGGTGAATGATTTTGTGGCCACCGGTAGTGCCACGCCCCTCGCCGTTCAGCCGCCCACTGCGGCGCCAGCGGAAGTCATCTGTTCGCCGGAAATTGGTCATCCTTCGGCTCAGCTGCCCAGTGGCACACCCACCGCTTCAATGGCCGCGCTGGAAATTTCATCGGCGCGACAAAGGATGTTGCCACCAATCATACGGCGACCTTCACAGGAGAGCGTCCATTCGGCCAACGAGAATGGCAACTCGTGCCGCATTTGCCGCTGGAACCGCAACGACATGGAGATCATCAAATGTCCGTGCAATTGCAAGGGCAGCGTG GTGACCTTTGCAGGGCTTCATCCACCTGAAGTGCCTGAAGCGCTGGATCATGCACAGGCGGGATAA
- the LOC128265349 gene encoding E3 ubiquitin-protein ligase MARCHF7 isoform X1: MSHHQPVISESAALRLVNDFVATGSATPLAVQPPTAAPAEVICSPEIGHPSAQLPSGTPTASMAALEISSARQRMLPPIIRRPSQESVHSANENGNSCRICRWNRNDMEIIKCPCNCKGSVGFIHLKCLKRWIMHRRDNRCEICNATFDISEERVSLKQMMRTFCCGRCCGLIVKHLLFSASLMPLAHIILQQVLQCMDNLNQGSTEQLTVQEVFVASCALLTSSALFFHFFEFVTTRCLLIRNILRHWWMFGSTSDFSLVEIEDDSIDFI; the protein is encoded by the exons ATGTCGCATCATCAACCAGTTATTTCGGAGTCTGCCGCCCTCCGTTTGGTGAATGATTTTGTGGCCACCGGTAGTGCCACGCCCCTCGCCGTTCAGCCGCCCACTGCGGCGCCAGCGGAAGTCATCTGTTCGCCGGAAATTGGTCATCCTTCGGCTCAGCTGCCCAGTGGCACACCCACCGCTTCAATGGCCGCGCTGGAAATTTCATCGGCGCGACAAAGGATGTTGCCACCAATCATACGGCGACCTTCACAGGAGAGCGTCCATTCGGCCAACGAGAATGGCAACTCGTGCCGCATTTGCCGCTGGAACCGCAACGACATGGAGATCATCAAATGTCCGTGCAATTGCAAGGGCAGCGTG GGCTTCATCCACCTGAAGTGCCTGAAGCGCTGGATCATGCACAGGCGGGATAATCGCTGCGAGATCTGCAATGCGACCTTTGACATCTCGGAGGAGCGGGTAAGCCTGAAGCAGATGATGCGAACCTTCTGCTGCGGTCGCTGTTGTGGCCTGATTGTGAAACACCTGCTGTTCAGCGCCTCACTGATGCCGCTGGCACACATCATTCTGCAGCAG GTTCTGCAGTGCATGGACAATCTGAACCAGGGCAGCACCGAGCAGCTTACCGTCCAGGAGGTGTTCGTCGCCTCCTGCGCCCTGCTCACCTCCAGCGCCCTGTTCTTTCACTTCTTCGAGTTCGTCACCACACGGTGCCTGCTCATCCGGAACATCCTGCGCCACTGGTGGATGTTTGGCAGCACCTCCGACTTTTCCCTGGTGGAGATCGAGGACGATTCCATCGATTTCATTTGA
- the LOC128265349 gene encoding uncharacterized protein LOC128265349 isoform X3, whose product MHRRDNRCEICNATFDISEERVSLKQMMRTFCCGRCCGLIVKHLLFSASLMPLAHIILQQVLQCMDNLNQGSTEQLTVQEVFVASCALLTSSALFFHFFEFVTTRCLLIRNILRHWWMFGSTSDFSLVEIEDDSIDFI is encoded by the exons ATGCACAGGCGGGATAATCGCTGCGAGATCTGCAATGCGACCTTTGACATCTCGGAGGAGCGGGTAAGCCTGAAGCAGATGATGCGAACCTTCTGCTGCGGTCGCTGTTGTGGCCTGATTGTGAAACACCTGCTGTTCAGCGCCTCACTGATGCCGCTGGCACACATCATTCTGCAGCAG GTTCTGCAGTGCATGGACAATCTGAACCAGGGCAGCACCGAGCAGCTTACCGTCCAGGAGGTGTTCGTCGCCTCCTGCGCCCTGCTCACCTCCAGCGCCCTGTTCTTTCACTTCTTCGAGTTCGTCACCACACGGTGCCTGCTCATCCGGAACATCCTGCGCCACTGGTGGATGTTTGGCAGCACCTCCGACTTTTCCCTGGTGGAGATCGAGGACGATTCCATCGATTTCATTTGA